The DNA sequence GCCGACACCGAGGACGGTCGTTTCCTGCTCGACCTGACCGCGTACGTCGTGGAGCGCAACCGCTAGCGGGGCGCCCGGTCGTCAGTCCTCGACCCAGCCGTGCTGACGCGCCATCGCGACCAGCGCCCGCCGGGCCTGGACGATCTGCGCACCGGTCATGGTGGGCACGTTCGCCAGCAGCAGCTCGGTGAGCGAGGCGTCGAACTGGCCGACCGTCAGGACGTCGAACTCGTCGTCCTCCACCGGCGCCGAACCGGCGCCGGCCGGCACGGCGGAACTCGCCTCCTGCAGCGACACCGGCGGCGGGTCCAGGGTCACGCGCGCGACCTTGAGGCCCCGCTCGGACTGCACGACCTCATAGCTCACCTTCATGCCGACCGCCACGGAATGCCGCTGGTCGCCGAAGTCGTTCGCGTGCACGAAGACGTCGTCGCCGCCACGCACCGGCGCGAT is a window from the Micromonospora sp. DSM 45708 genome containing:
- a CDS encoding cold-shock protein, which translates into the protein MEKGTIVRFDDVRGYGFIAPVRGGDDVFVHANDFGDQRHSVAVGMKVSYEVVQSERGLKVARVTLDPPPVSLQEASSAVPAGAGSAPVEDDEFDVLTVGQFDASLTELLLANVPTMTGAQIVQARRALVAMARQHGWVED